A stretch of DNA from Temnothorax longispinosus isolate EJ_2023e chromosome 2, Tlon_JGU_v1, whole genome shotgun sequence:
GAGAGATTTCCACCAAAGGGAAAAAGATCATTTCATTGAAGAAATGCAACGGTACAGAGGCAGGCATACCAGCAACACGTCAAAGTTTCAGCAACAACGGCATAAGGAGCTCGAAGAAGCCCAAGATTCCttggaaagagaaaacaagCAGCTCAGAGTGGAGTTGTCAGATAAAAACGAAGTTACGTATAATTTATGTGTGAAGTTCCTTCGTATGAAGCATGCCAAAGACAcattaagatataaattggATCAGTTGCTGCACGAGCATTTGCTAGTGATGGCGGAGATGATGGAGAAATTAGACGAGGCGAGAAAGgaacttaatttaattgtgtCAGAAAAATTTCAGGAACCGTTGCCCCTTAATAaagctaaatttttacaagTAAACGATAATATATACGTCTCTTTATCCTTTTTGTCTAAACCTTTCGAATTAGaccgtatatatattatataatatatatatcatatgaATTTTGTTAGGTTGTACAAAGAAATAACAGATTGACGTATGAAAATGCAACATTAAAGGTACAGGTTCATCAACTTACGCAGAACATAGAGAAATTGAAAAGTCACATGCAAAGGCCGAAAAAGATTAATGTAGACGCTAAAATTATTGAGAAATTAGCAGCGCAAAGCAGTACAAGGTACTCTGTGCGTGAGAAAAACAAAACCATATCAAACTTTTATTGTAGCATAtatcatcaatattaaatcaaatctATATCTAACATTGTTGATtcaaaaataactatttacaCTTTTAGATCAACTCTAGATAAAGCAGGAAAAGTCGCTTTGCTTTCTAAGCTAGCTCAACCTGTTGATCATACTGAATATGCAGAGGCGATCTCGCGAGTGAATTCTGAGAGCCCAGACGACTGTGTGTTTAATGATGCCAGAGGTGTTAAAAGCAGagatgataaacattttaaagaatttcacGCAGAACGCGCTCAAAGTGCGCCAGGAATTGTAGAAACGTCAGTTTCTCGATGGAATAGAAATAGATAATTCTTCGAAATAGACAACGTGTGtgcttgtataaatatattcatatttctttcgCGCATCTTCAATAAATCTATTGAATCGACGCGCAAGAGATACGTTGTAATAAAATCGCCTCCGCTTGTTAAGGATCGCCAATAtcaaacatttctttatataatgtcGAAAGACAAGGAAACAAGCCCCAATTTAAAccaaaacatttaatataattaaagtgaTTAATATACcgaatgattaaaatattgttattgcaTACTTTCGTATGGTATCGAAATCCGCCTTTATCATC
This window harbors:
- the LOC139808902 gene encoding uncharacterized protein — its product is MQNVNLNKCSTNVEKQVSYDTAEYNIVDHEIVTSPQIAKLNEAISNLKDALRIRDVQLENSHREKSRLLAELKKQQRCNRNLKQQLDGERDFHQREKDHFIEEMQRYRGRHTSNTSKFQQQRHKELEEAQDSLERENKQLRVELSDKNEVTYNLCVKFLRMKHAKDTLRYKLDQLLHEHLLVMAEMMEKLDEARKELNLIVSEKFQEPLPLNKAKFLQVVQRNNRLTYENATLKVQVHQLTQNIEKLKSHMQRPKKINVDAKIIEKLAAQSSTRSTLDKAGKVALLSKLAQPVDHTEYAEAISRVNSESPDDCVFNDARGVKSRDDKHFKEFHAERAQSAPGIVETSVSRWNRNR